A region of the Apium graveolens cultivar Ventura chromosome 6, ASM990537v1, whole genome shotgun sequence genome:
CTTTTTTAATTTTCTCTTGCAATTCTTTATCAATGGTTTGATTTGTTTTCAATATAACTTAGAGTTCAGCCCACGCCCTAAGGTTGGTAAGATGTTCAAGACTATCGTCGTGTTGCTTAAGCTTTTCACCTAAATGTACCCAATCATCTACTCCAACACTTGCTAAATTATTTTTAGAACTAGCATTTTTTACCACTTTACAACAAAAGAAGAATACTTCATTCAATTCTTTTAGGTAAACTAACCATTTTCTTTCGAAAAGTTCACCATTTCTTAATTTTTGATCAGAATAATAGGTTGAAAACCCCCTACTACGCTTATCCTTGGGAAATATAATCATATTTTCCTTAATAGGGCCCTTTTCAACTAGCAAATCCCTCATTTTACTATTTAATCCATCCCATACCCGAGAATCATACATATTCAAAGTTAGTGGACCAAACTCTTTAGGACTAATGTATTCCCTATTTTCAATAACCACACTTTCAATcatttcggtttcttgttcagTTATCTCGTTCTCACACTCTTCATCAATTACATTATGTTCTTGTGTAAAAGTATTATGAACCTGAGACACCACTTTTTCGACAATTTCATACTCTTCTTTTTTATAGACATATCAAGTTGTTAGGCTTTCTTCCAAAAAAATTCAAGAGATCCCTTTAGTTGCTTAATTTTTTCTTCCTCttccttttttctttttatttgGTCATTACCAGGTGTAAACTTTTTAGTAAACATATTTTGCACTAAAGCAGCTAGCAGATTTTGCACTAAATTTTGCACTAAAGCAATAGGCAGGAGACTTATGAGAAAATGAAACCTGGATAGATGAACTAATAAGTACCGAAGTAGTGAAGCAAGAGCCTGATCTTCAATTCTAAATTAACAACAATGATCAAGTCTGAACTCAAGTCCAACACtgaaaaaaattgtaaaaactatttaaatgaaataatagATTAATGATTATAATTCATAAACCAATCAAATTAACTCAAAATTACAACtcaaatattaaatataattaaggaattacAATTTTATAGAATTCAACAAATCATAAAAAGTATAAAGAACATGTAACTATGTAGCATCTGATTAGGGATAGAGAAACAAGTAGGTGCTACAGTTTTGGTATAGTATATAAATAActaaaataaaagattaaaattaCCTTTATAATTTAATCCCTAAATTGGAACTTGAAAGACAACTATGGAGTCAATTGATTTTTAATATGATAATATCTACCATTGTGATGATTGCTGAAGTGATGCTTCGAGAAATTGAAGATGAATAGGCTAAAAAAAGGCCCTAAAATTCTATACAAATACAGATATATACTTAAACATATATTGGGCTAAAAAAATGTTGGGCCCCTGGATTCAGTGGGCCCAGTGCAGGAGCACTGGTAGCACTGGTTCAGATCTGGCACTGAAAGGATTTAAAAACTAAGGGTTGTACTCCGCGTGCACAATCTGGAGGTTCGAATCATATGGATAATTTTGACATGGATAATAAAGTTCATGATTACGTTGATCTGTGTTAGATGCAGACATTCCTCAAGTATACATCTATTTATAGGATATATTCTTAAATATGATTATAATCTTTTATTCTATATTTTATCATcgataatatttaaaaatacagGGAAAAAATGGTTGTTATTTGTACATGGATCCGGGACGTAGATATACGTGGGGAGAGGGATCTTGCAAAATGTTCTGAATGATAGAATTTTTCATGGTATTCCACTTGAAGAAGGATATGTGAGGGCCCAATTTGAAGTGGCGGAAAAGATGGAGTTCGATACTAAGCTTCCGAGACCTTGTGACGAGGTTAGCCTTGTTGTGAAGTGCCTGGGTATTTTCTGGCTTGGCCCCGAAAATTGATTTCAATGAAACTTGAAGTTAAATCTCTAATTTTTAGTTATCAATATGATTTGTCTATTTTgcaaaaaaatattatttactttctgattgtttgattgttttcCTGTTTCTTAGACATCTCCGAGTACCGTGAACAAGAAAAATTGTAAGAATGCCATAGGCCAAAAGAAATTTAAAGATAAAGTGAATCAGAAGTATGCAGATAGAAAGAAGGAGAAAACAAGGGAGTCCATTGTTCATGTATCTTCAAGACAATTTGGTTATCCTCTTCTAGAAGATGTATGTCATGGAGTGTTGGAGTTTGTTCGTCTTGCTATCATGTTCGATCGTATTAGTGATATACAGGTTGAAATGGGACCTTATTGGGATGTCGACCCGTGGATCGAGCATATTAAtaaagaaaatattttaaagattcTAAATGCTTAATGGCTAAGCGCTTCCACCCTCTTCTTTTATATTATGTAATATGAGTACAAATTAAATTTCATAAATTGACAACAAATTTCTAATCACGGGTCTTCTTTGTTTAAAAAGTATTTGTTGAGgtatttttatcaaaaaatctCGACATGGCAACAAAATTCTCTTTTGTATCATCTCATCAGGTGTATCACTTATGGGATAACCCTAATACATTCTTGGCGAAAAGTTTGTTGTGACATGTTGACAAAGACCACCTGATTTTTGTGCCTTATAACGTTTcgtaatgttagatatatttgaaaatgtcatgtctaatgtgatttatgtttagttttcagatcttacttaaacaggacaaatcagtacttaactggaaatcagtacttatactgaagtcagaacttaagttatcaggagatatctattagaagataatatcaggacttaaaggagactttcagataaggaaggcgactgattgaaaggatagaagatcaagacaaacgcaagaagagatattcatgaagaaggaattctatgaagaatagaatacttggaagaaaagatatctgattgatatattttaggaagcagaattatatttcatatcaattagcgattatcttgtaactgtgtagtatataaacacagacatagggtttacactataagtgttatcattatcgagaataatattcattgtaaccctagcagctctcgtgatatttgttcatcactgagagaggacagttccatattgtaacagagtttattatattgaataaagtctgttttctgttacttaagttctttaatttgatttgattgtgataaacactgtattcaacccccttctacagtgtgtgtgacctaacaagtggtatcagagcagatctgttaacacacaaacagtttaagatccaaaaaaaatcatgtctgaagaagaaactccaaccaagcccaccaaaactgaagaacctccaaagactcaaatccatagtcgatatgagactgttagagttcccatactgaaaccatctgaatattccatatggaaggtgaggatgtctatgtttctggaagctactgatctagaataccttgacagaatcaatgaaggaccacacaagccaaccaaactcgctgttgtagttacAGGTCAACGAGCAAAGtatgtaccaaaggagaagagtgattacactgctgaagatatcacatcaattgctaaggatgctaaggtacgacacttgctccatagtgccattgatagtgtaatgtcaaacagggtaattaactgtaagactacaaaggagatatgggatgccttggagataagatgccagggaactgatttaattaagaagaacaggaagactatactcactcaagagtatgaacactttgactcaaagtctaatgagttattaactggtttatatgacagatttgtcaaacttttgaatgatttatcactagttgacaaggaatattatcttgaggattcaaatcttaaattcttgttcgcacttcctgaaagataggatttgaaggccaccactataagagacaactataatcttgaagaaacaactcttgatgaaatttatgggatgctcaagactcatgaacttgagatggaacaaagaagcaagaggaaaggaggaaagtcaaggatagttgatcttaaggctgaagaggaatctcCAAAAACaactacctcaaggaaaggcaagggaaaagctcttatcacaaagtctgatactgagtcatcaagttctgatagtgatgatgactcagaaactgaaagcttgcctgagatggatgctgatgaagagatgatgaagctgtgtgctcttatggtgaaaggaatcacaagaattgcatacagaaaattcaagaagggaaagaaattttccaggaaaggcgcaagttctgataagaagagtttcagaaaatatgaaggcaaaggagggaagtctgacaaaggagattacacaaatgtcaaatgctacaactgtggtgaaaaaggccacatatctcctgattgcaagaaagtgaaaattgacaaaggcaaggctcttgtcacaaagaagaaaagctggacagacacttcagattctgaaagtgaggaaaactatgccttgatggcaaatgctgatagcagttatgatgctgctgagttaaaggtacctcaaactacttatgcctttcatactgatgatattaatgagttgagaagatatcttaaaaccatgtttattagttatagagatcaaactttaatatgtgaaagattaacttctgaaaatcttgcttgtaaaaagaggaatgattaaaagagttagtcatgtttcatcaaactcagaaagatagagatgatgctttttatgttagggatgaagtacttaaaatgaatgaatctctaaaaactgagttaaaaatggaaagagagattatcataacttggactaactctggaagaacaactcataatttgttaagtagtggaaactggaaagagggcttaggttatggagatgataagaatgataaaggaactgtagaaattgagcctatagttgttaaacaaaagccaaagttgaaacctgttaagtttgtagctgtaaagtctgatactgataaatcagaagttaaagaggaataACTTCTGgcaaactaaaataggaaaagccaactgaagttaacgtcggcttaatgacaaaaaaactgcttaagcataagctgaaagatgttaagaatgtaaacaaggtaaagtcacctaggaaaaataggaatggaaaggaaggtgtgaataaaagtaatgattacaagcctgttcctaatgctcctagaaaaacatttcatgattgtggaagttctaaccatctagcttctttttgcaggaagaataagaacataaactccttaccttcaaattcaggagttaagagtcagtctgttagatataggccacaaaatccttgttttcattgtggtagtttatggcattccatttatacttgtaaggaatatcatagtttatactataattattatcaaataaaaccttctttaaagaaagttagcattattccttctagtgtaagtactgatacaaagtctaatagtgtaaatgctgataagaaaaatgttaacataaactcggatgctaaatccactgcaaatgttaacaaacttaataaggccaaaggatccaagcaagtctgggtccttaaaactaatcattaatgatctttatgattgcagggcaataggaaaaacatcctagttctggatagtggatgttcaggatatatgactggaaataaagccctattatcagactttgtggagaaagctggcccaagtgtttcttatggagatggaaacattggaaaaaccttgggatatggcaatatcaatctgggaaatgtcatcattgaaaaagtagctctggtctcaggacttaaacacaatcttttgagtgttagtcaaatctatgacagaggttatcatgtggatttctttgaagaacactgtgaagttgtaagcaaatctaccggcaaagttgttctgaaaggatacagtcatggtaacatttatgaagccaagctttcaacaagtactgatggttctgcaatctgtctgataagtagagcatcaattgaagaaagctggaattggcacaagaaactctctcatttaaatttcaacaatataaatgaactagtcaagaaagatcttgtgagaggactgccaaaatcagtatttgctcctgatggcctttgcgattcatgtcagaaggctaaacaaagaaaatcttcattcaagagcaagactgaatcatcaattcttgagccttatcacctactacatgttgatctatttggtccagtgaatgtcatatctattgcaaagaagaaatatgctatggtcatagtgtatgagttcaccagatacacatgggtgtatttcttgcacataaaaagtgaaactgcatctatcttgattgatcatgtcaagcaactggataaattggtcaaagattctgtgaagatcataagaagtgataatggcattgagttcaagaatttgatcatggaagagttctacaaagaccatagaataaagcaggaattttctactcctggaactccacaacaaaatggagttgttgaaagaaagaatagaactcttattgaagctgcacgaactatgcttgataaagcaaagctaccaacctatttttgggctgaagctgtgcagactgcttgtttcactcagaatgcaacactcattaacaagcatggaaagacaccatatgagatggtgaagaaaaagaagccaaatctgaagtattttcatatatttggatgcaagtgttttgttcttaagactcatcctgaacagctatccaaatttgatctaaaagctgatgatggaatttttgttggatatccactttccacaaaagccttcagagtctacaatttaagaacaagggtagtcatggaatctatcaatatcttttttgatgataagaagattattggacttgaagatttcaatgatcatgatcagttgagatttgaaaatgaagatttaatttctgatactgtaaatcctgacagtctaaatcctgatactgcaaactctgatggtttaaactctgatgttattgaaactatggtgactacgccaaaagaagatgcacctgtgcagggggagcatactgatGATACAACCActtctcaagaagcatcagaacctacaactggttcctcaagttctgattcatcaagttctgatgagccaagttctgataattctggaaactcaatttctgaaggatcaaactcggagagcataatttcaggaggagcatcaaaaaatgttgatgaagatagcatggatcatgggggagcatccagttctagagaacaccttccatctgcaaggaagtggactaaatcacatacacctgacttaattattggaaatcctgatgcaggtgtcagaactagaatagctacatcaaatgaatgtctttataattcttttctttctcagactgaaccaaagaaagtggaagaagctcttcaagatgatgattgggtacaagcaatgcaggaagagttaaacgaatttgaaagaaacaaagtctggaccctagtgccaagaccaaagaacagatctgttgttggtataaagtgggtgttcagaaacaaaactgatagtgatggcataataacaaggaataaagcaaggttggttgcaaaaggatattctcaataggagggaattgattatgatgaaacatttgcaccagttgctagattggaagccataaggatatttttggcttatgctactcacaaaaagtttactgtctttcaaatggatgtgaaaagtgcttttcttaatggagaattggaagaggaagtatatgttgaacaacctccaggctttgtagatctcAAACGTCCAAATCATGTCTaaaggcttgataaagcactttatggccttaagcaagctccaagagtatggtatgagactttagctcagtttcttctggaaagtggattcaatagaggaactattgacaaaacactgttctacctcaaccatggaaaggacttacttttggtgcagatatatgttgatgatatcatttttggttccacaaatgacagactttgcaagaagttttccaaactgatgcagtcaagatatcaaatgagtatgatgggggaacttagttattttctgggatttcaagtcaagcagaatgaagaaggaacttttatttgtcaatccaagtacaccagaaatttgctgaagaaatttggaatacaagattgttcaagtgcatccactcccatggccactgcaacaaaattggataaggatactggtacatcggTAGATATTACTgtttacagaggtatgattggctcactactctatctaactgcaagtagacctgatatcatgtatgatacctgtctttatgcaagatttcaagcaaatccaagagaacctcacttaacagctgtgaaaagaattttcaagtaccttaagggtacagcagatctgggattgtggtatcctagagaatcagattttaagctaataggttactcagatgtagattttgcaggatgcaaaattgacaggaaaagcacaagtggaagctgccaatttcttggaggcagattagtttcttggtttagtaagaaacaaaagtcaacttccacatcaactgcagaagcagagtatattgctgcaggaagctgttgtgcacagattctttggatgaagaatcagttactggattatgggttaacatactttaaaatccctatttattgtgataaccaaagtgctattgctatgacaggtaatccagttcaacactcaatgacaaagcacattagcattaggtaccacttcatcagggaacatgtggatgaaggtacagtggaattacactttgttccaacagatcaacaactagcagatatcttcacaaaaccactgtgtgaagctacttttacaagattggtaaatgaacttggaatggtttcaggttctttctctaaatctgcttagtttatgttctgatacatcagattttatggtcagtatttacagatattactatctttgtgtattctgtgcttcaATTGGAAATTgtttaagtgttgattgttgtctgatatgaaattctaaactctgatagtgatatgaatgtttctgtgattattcaatccaatgaggataattgtgctagatgctgacctagtagtctttaatgtACTacaatcccatgtttgaagtaattgtttacgtggaaatcttttaacacaagcaaattctgatattgagcttagttaagtttactttgtgtatcttattactaagtcaaaaactagaatagtgcttcttatctgttaagttctgacgttagtaaatctgatggatgtactaagtgctgataaatctcacttatcaaaagaaaaaggaaaagaaaagggaataaaaatcaggtactcctttgagatctagagtaaaaatatggaagggaagacccaagtgcattgctggtattaagtaatatgcatcagaacagcaaaataaatatttttttggtgacttttcacactctatgattactggagaaatactctgataatagcataaattctgataagcagtcgtaactcacttacactgagaagccactgtacaatggaatttcaaaagatgcataaaatgagcataaaacagttgaggtggactcatgcatgaactcattctaaagtagacctCAAAATActaacagattttgagcaaagttcttagttatgccttatttctaagatgtactgaagtgaatcaaactttaatctttatctgatatttagcttactgcacacacatacactccatatgaatgataaaaattactgtggtgataaatgtggttttagatgaacaggttaagtgtcacttgtataaattctgaggacaagttatgatgaaagttctgatgattaaattctgaagaaacgaaatcagaaaTTGTGTGAAGTATTACAGAAATAGTCATTCACatttcgagttaaggaatcatgttctgatgtctgttaagttctgatataagtctcagttctgatattaaatcctgattctttacttgacttatttgtggttaaaatctgaaagaatcatatttaaaaatcagaatatgtttgggtgagatattaacagaaatatctactcaaccacctcaaacttgtcaacctcaaccttcagatcctacagtgcaaccttcatcttccaaacctaagaggactaagaaagtatcTCAGACACAACAGAGGAGAAGGATATTCATtttgcgagatgaatcagatgttgaggaacaggttcctgtcaTAGAACCTGTTattatagaagctgagaaggtctcttctcagaaggatgttaATATTGGGAGTTCCaagcccctaaaaaggcttagaaagcgtaattctgatgatacagctcctaaagactcctcaaaagctaaaagatttaaatcattggcaaaaaggcctaaagattctggtaaaggaatggaagcaacagctaaggaagggggtcaggaatctctgatctcacaagaccctgttgaagctcacaattctcctagtgctgatccagaccttcatgcaactcatcaatctccagtacatgctgataaccaggggccaagtgatgaaattgacatccataacttggaagtgcctcaggttttgcatctagaagctccatcagctccaatcactccaccaccaacaccatttcttgatgctgattttaatccagaattacctacaacaccttctctgcatctagatactgaagatcagattttaggtgaacATCAGAATATGGTTGTTGATTAGAACTTAATTGAAGATCATCCCTTAGAGGATGATGgtgaagcctcaatagcctctcatactattcttttatcagaagaagttgttgatgctgattctataagttctgatgctgctaatgatgaagttactggtgaagctgctgctacaaatgtagatacTGATatagctggtccatcaggacatgcacctccacaaactgttcataaagctgagatagtcaagaagtttgttacaggggaagcaccagtaccttggagtgaaactcctagaggacaggagtggactaaggagtggaacacagttacctttgttccttctgaaaagattcttgctgaccatcttgcaaaagctgatgaaatgctgatcaatgatgatttcaagacacagctgcgagttactgtattgagtacaaggcaccttcaaggtcaacactcaataactcatgacaaggtgaaaaaaattcaagaaaccttgatccagcaagatatgaatctaaaacttgaaaagaaaaggtttttccaacctacctttgacagaattgcctacattgagaaaatccaagagaagcaacagtctcagattgatgaaattttgaagaatcaagcttctcatcaaaatcaactcaatgagatccaatcctcagtggaattgcttgtctcttttcttttacctgctgatgccaaaaaggggaagaaagtatttaagtccaaatgcaaacctattaagacactgaagggaaaggatgatggaaaagatgatccgggaaactctggaatgggtggaggtcatggtcaaggtaaaggtctttcatcaagtagaaatggaactacaagtcaaagaataagttctgatactgggagaagaataacttctgatactggtaaaaggataagttctgatgaacatctgaaacttgatgaggaaatttcaagacagttatttctgaaagaaaatccaggaatggactttgacagtctaaaggaagaggaagctagacttaagttagaaaaagtaaacttcaaatctgaagcttctgttgttgaaaagaaaattcctgaggctaaaggcattgtgataaaagaaagggtaaatcctgatgcaaccaaggccaaatcacaaatgcagatagatccaaggtccaagggcaaagaaaaagttggtgaacctgtaaaggtttatgtgcctcctatggatgaagaagtatctattgaagatgctaatcttactctagtttcaaagaagatttctcaaataacctctgacatggttcaagttgttcagagttaagatataataagttctgatatgacattgaagcaagcaacctctgacatagctcaagttggcttgatatcagaagataagttaaaggaaacctctgacattgctcatgttaaatcctcaaggttactcctaccaggattcactaaagctaaacagactcaacctttgaaaactgcgacaagtggttttgaagtaagagttgttacaggaaaggaagcaagagataaatctggattgggtagtgctgatgaaagaagagtgcagaacacaaccaatgatccaatttccttaagtgaaccaggtgttggagcaactcctgaaagattgaatcagcttgaatctgtacagatggtttaccataccttcttgaaagaacacatcatgttatatttcatgacagatggaagggtttaccacataagggagaatgctataccactgaagtattttgaggaattagaacatattctattcttacttcaagtgaagaacagattaacagaaagtgctgcaaattatttgaagactcaaattcagagacagaagaagctttattttattaagtctgacagcacatactgtcccaagtacatagattacaagggtgatattgtcgagatgaagcctaaccCTGCTAAGATTATAAATAcatttctgggttataaggctatagaattcaatcttgagtctgacaaggcatatttgatcagactggatcaggacataaggaaagctaaaataaatgatctcagggctgctatctttcaaattggtgaagatatagttaaattgaagaatgctaaaaggaggatgattgaagaaCTTAAATAtactgagagatgtttgttaaagaactatctcagaacaactcctgatattaaagagatcggtaattgaagccaagtcaagatctacaactgctcaaattctgatgtgtatacagactggAGCTGTTATCgcaagttaaagttggtaaagctttaaggactataagttgtagttatctagtcaaattctcatgcatttgtacttaatgtttttgacatcatcaaatatctgttaaacttgtatattatgctaatttacaagttgggggagattgttagatatatttgataatgtcatgtctaatgtgatttgtgtttagttttcagatcttacttaaacaggacaaatcagtacttaactggaaatcagtacttatactgaagtcagaacttaagtggtcagaacttaagttatcaggagatatttatcagaagataatatcaggacttaaaggagactttcagataaggaaggcgactgattaaaaggaaagaagatcaagataaacgcaagaagagatatgcatgaaggaggaattctatgaagaatagaatacttggaagaaaagatatctgattgatatattttaggaagcataattatattccatatcaattagcgattatcttgtaactgtgtagtatataaacacatacatagggtttacactataagtgttatcattatcgagaataatattcattgtaaccctagcagctctcgtgatatttgttcatcactgagagagg
Encoded here:
- the LOC141664564 gene encoding uncharacterized protein LOC141664564, which translates into the protein MIESVVIENREYISPKEFGPLTLNMYDSRVWDGLNSKMRDLLVEKGPIKENMIIFPKDKRSRGFSTYYSDQKLRNGELFERKWLVYLKELNEVFFFCCKVVKNASSKNNLASVGVDDWVHLGEKLKQHDDSLEHLTNLRAWAEL